Proteins encoded in a region of the Colius striatus isolate bColStr4 chromosome 18, bColStr4.1.hap1, whole genome shotgun sequence genome:
- the C18H17orf75 gene encoding protein Njmu-R1 isoform X2: protein MLPAMPDGDERELESSEEGGGGAGEERRPERHDNTYHSFYGYRSCRSPQQGADSGDGSPGSTAAETPTSEDFSIPEYKIGCYYCHFQQENLPEMATLEPDINAPEYVVCFLGGSEKGLELFRLELDKYIQNLKINQINLDLEQKTLETSVKPYLSSWFENAICPIQRVVHLFQEKLASLLHAALSYTPVEVRNADERTEKDISRFLAAASLQGLVQEGTMTSLCIAMTEEQHKSMIVDCSGPQPQLHNAGSNKFCEDWMHAFVNGAEGGNPFLFRQILENFKLKAIQDINNLKRFIRQAEMNHYALFKCYMFLKNCGSGDILLKIVKVEHAEMPEARNVVTVLEEFMRETAVA, encoded by the exons ATGCTGCCGGCGATGCCGGACGGCGACGAGCGGGAGCTGGAGAGCAGCGAggagggcggcggcggcgcgggcgagGAGCGGCGGCCGGAGCGGCACGACAACACGTACCACAGCTTCTACGGCTACCGGAGCTGCAG GTCCCCGCAGCAGGGAGCTGACAGCGGGGATGGCAGCCCCGGCAGCACGGCGGCAGAGACACCCACCAGCGAAGACTTCAG CATACCAGAATATAAAATTGGTTGTTATTACTGTCATTTCCAACAAGAAAATCTTCCAGAAATGGCAACACTGGAACCAGACATCAATGCTCCAGAGTATGTGGTTTGTTTCTTAGGTGGCTCAGAGAAAGGTCTGGAACT TTTCAGACTTGAGCTGGACAAATACATTCAAAATCTGAAGATAAACCAGATAAACCTTGATTTGGAG CAAAAAACCTTGGAGACCTCTGTTAAGCCCTACTTGAGCAGCTGGTTTGAAAATGCCATATGTCCTATTCAGAGAGTTGTCCACCTCTTCCAGGAGAAACTCGCCTCTTTGTTACATGCT GCTCTGAGTTACACTCCTGTGGAAGTCAGAAATGCagatgaaagaacagaaaaagacattAGCAG GTTTCTGGCAGCTGCCAGCCTCCAAGGACTTGTTCAGGAAGGCACAATGACCTCCTTGTGTATTGCCATGACAGAGGAACAGCACAAGTCAATGATTGTAGACTGCAGTGGACCTCAGCCTCAGTTGCATAATGCAG GAAGCAATAAATTCTGTGAGGACTGGATGCATGCCTTTGTGAATGGTGCTGAAGGTGGAAATCCGTTTCTCTTCCGTCAGATCTTGGAAAACTTCAAACTGAAG GCTATACAAGACATCAACAACCTGAAGAGGTTTATCCGCCAGGCTGAGATGAACCATTATGCCTTGTTCAAGTGTTACATGTTCCTGAAGAACTGTGGCAGTGGAGACATCCTTTTGAAGATTGTTAAAGTAGAACATGCAGAAATGCCAGAAGCCAGAAATGTGGTGACTGTCCTGGAGGAATTCATGAGAGAAACAGCAGTGGCTTAA
- the C18H17orf75 gene encoding protein Njmu-R1 isoform X1, producing MLPAMPDGDERELESSEEGGGGAGEERRPERHDNTYHSFYGYRSCRSPQQGADSGDGSPGSTAAETPTSEDFSLSLLDTNLPAEAETELRSFIAKRLTKGALFEGMGNVASVGLSIPEYKIGCYYCHFQQENLPEMATLEPDINAPEYVVCFLGGSEKGLELFRLELDKYIQNLKINQINLDLEQKTLETSVKPYLSSWFENAICPIQRVVHLFQEKLASLLHAALSYTPVEVRNADERTEKDISRFLAAASLQGLVQEGTMTSLCIAMTEEQHKSMIVDCSGPQPQLHNAGSNKFCEDWMHAFVNGAEGGNPFLFRQILENFKLKAIQDINNLKRFIRQAEMNHYALFKCYMFLKNCGSGDILLKIVKVEHAEMPEARNVVTVLEEFMRETAVA from the exons ATGCTGCCGGCGATGCCGGACGGCGACGAGCGGGAGCTGGAGAGCAGCGAggagggcggcggcggcgcgggcgagGAGCGGCGGCCGGAGCGGCACGACAACACGTACCACAGCTTCTACGGCTACCGGAGCTGCAG GTCCCCGCAGCAGGGAGCTGACAGCGGGGATGGCAGCCCCGGCAGCACGGCGGCAGAGACACCCACCAGCGAAGACTTCAG CCTCTCCTTGCTGGACACTAACTTACCCGCTGAAGCAGAGACCGAATTGCGCAGCTTTATTGCGAAGCGTCTTACTAAAGGAGCCTTGTTTGAAGGAATGGGGAACGTAGCATCAGTGGGACTGAG CATACCAGAATATAAAATTGGTTGTTATTACTGTCATTTCCAACAAGAAAATCTTCCAGAAATGGCAACACTGGAACCAGACATCAATGCTCCAGAGTATGTGGTTTGTTTCTTAGGTGGCTCAGAGAAAGGTCTGGAACT TTTCAGACTTGAGCTGGACAAATACATTCAAAATCTGAAGATAAACCAGATAAACCTTGATTTGGAG CAAAAAACCTTGGAGACCTCTGTTAAGCCCTACTTGAGCAGCTGGTTTGAAAATGCCATATGTCCTATTCAGAGAGTTGTCCACCTCTTCCAGGAGAAACTCGCCTCTTTGTTACATGCT GCTCTGAGTTACACTCCTGTGGAAGTCAGAAATGCagatgaaagaacagaaaaagacattAGCAG GTTTCTGGCAGCTGCCAGCCTCCAAGGACTTGTTCAGGAAGGCACAATGACCTCCTTGTGTATTGCCATGACAGAGGAACAGCACAAGTCAATGATTGTAGACTGCAGTGGACCTCAGCCTCAGTTGCATAATGCAG GAAGCAATAAATTCTGTGAGGACTGGATGCATGCCTTTGTGAATGGTGCTGAAGGTGGAAATCCGTTTCTCTTCCGTCAGATCTTGGAAAACTTCAAACTGAAG GCTATACAAGACATCAACAACCTGAAGAGGTTTATCCGCCAGGCTGAGATGAACCATTATGCCTTGTTCAAGTGTTACATGTTCCTGAAGAACTGTGGCAGTGGAGACATCCTTTTGAAGATTGTTAAAGTAGAACATGCAGAAATGCCAGAAGCCAGAAATGTGGTGACTGTCCTGGAGGAATTCATGAGAGAAACAGCAGTGGCTTAA